A single window of Plasmodium malariae genome assembly, contig: PmUG01_00_8, whole genome shotgun sequence DNA harbors:
- the PmUG01_00023100 gene encoding STP1 protein yields the protein MDLGLHGFGSSSVEYILNPIFRSIGKHIKKITSSLRVQKNKRKFRKNCLDLADYIIERSHAPSHIDQSKWDLALKNWYQIQYKDLTRHGECPMIIEQNERNLLELSYEVKDFHEKKNRELSRLKSFLTENNTYSCNNDQVCKKILKGYNIWINDRKKYFQGKRELIQKNSSSEQRTLKFSIPISNLLSPEIYSELSETLPSVLVPFEEEDGKEKGGEGKREDIPLRVRENASENQSTLQEEASTSGSSLLETSETTSTGKLPGSAVDSTIPEAEKSMIPKNSEQPSSLNESDPVEQRPTTRGLGGTAGHISTMPSNEALNPDSSSVFITTSKRTDTEGNQYNAHISYILTSFLVIIVFSFFIKYVLIGMFKKKKKIKRREVKFLRILVPSYYNRSKFLRHNHLEHPINEDEEIIKKIKIQEHNMNKNENVLYGKKDRSITIIEVHMEILEECKNKEWEYNKGEFLAICQEVLTKKENRTYTNLKDDEVVMDNIKSTNETEKQRSLWNKWMERNKIFLEKLRKKDWFNNLKNDWKEERSYIKNSEKLRKYLSNENEKDPFLERKKDIWRRWVSRKGSIVEKYLEEDLFEKLREEIYNMIDTYENEGRKDDILFMNKEELENKENYEVLYKYFKTKLLEKLCILVFMMVLEECKNEEYIENMESDFDNSINECITGKNLDIKPKIEENLTDINGDVLGNIKNNKNYTYEGEDCFREELKEWIRENDAYINSLDSDNNIDECYQVVE from the exons ATGGATTTG GGTTTGCATGGATTTGGTTCTTCGTCAgtggaatatattttaaatccCATATTTAGAAGCATAggaaaacatattaaaaaaataacttctTCCTTAAGAGttcagaaaaataaaagaaaatttagaaaaaattgcTTAGATCTGGCTGATTATATAATTGAGAGAAGCCACGCACCCTCACATATTGATCAATCTAAATGGGACTTAGCACTAAAGAATTGGTATCAAATTCAATATAAAGATCTAACTAGACATGGGGAATGCCCTATGATTATAGAGCAGAATGAGAGAAATCTTTTAGAATTAAGTTATGAAGTAAAAGATtttcatgaaaaaaaaaatagagaacTCAGTCGACTAAAATCCTTCCTTAcagaaaataatacatatagtTGTAATAATGATCAAGTTTGTAAGAAAATACTTAAAGGATATAATATCTGGATTAATgataggaaaaaatattttcaggGAAAAAGAGAGctcattcaaaaaaattcctCATCTGAACAAAGgacattaaaattttcaataccAATTAGTAACTTGCTGAGCCCTGAAATATACAGTGAACTTTCTGAAACTTTACCTTCAGTTTTAGTTCCATTTGAAGAAGAAGATGGAAAAGAGAAAGGAGGAGAAGGAAAAAGAGAAGACATACCCTTAAGAGTAAGAGAAAATGCGTCTGAAAATCAAAGTACACTACAAGAAGAAGCTTCAACTTCAGGATCATCATTACTTGAAACATCTGAAACTACAAGTACAGGAAAATTACCTGGATCAGCTGTAGATTCCACAATTCCAGAAGCTGAAAAATCAATGATTCCTAAAAATTCTGAACAACCTTCTTCATTGAATGAATCTGATCCTGTAGAACAACGTCCAACTACTCGTGGATTAGGAGGAACTGCTGGTCATATAAGTACTATGCCATCTAATGAAGCATTAAATCCTGATTCAAGTTCTGTTTTTATTACAACCTCTAAAAGAACAG ATACAGAAGGAAATCAATATAACGCCCACATATCGTATATTTTAACAAGCTTTCTAGTTATTATagtattttccttttttattaaa TATGTTTTAATAggtatgtttaaaaaaaagaaaaagataaaaagaagagaagTTAAATTTCTGAGAATATTAGTACCTTCCTATTATAACAgaagtaaatttttaagaCATAATCATTTGGAACACCCAATAAATGAAGACGAAgaaatcattaaaaaaataaaaatacaagaacataatatgaacaaaaatgaaaatgtattatacGGAAAAAAGGACAGATCCATAACTATTATAGAAGTACATATGGAAATACTGGAAGAatgcaaaaataaagaatggGAATATAACAAAGGAGAATTTTTAGCAATATGCCAAGaagtattaacaaaaaaagaaaatagaaCCTACACTAACTTAAAAGATGATGAAGTAGTAATggataatattaaaagtacCAATGAAACTGAAAAACAAAGAAGTCTATGGAATAAATGGATGGaaaggaataaaatatttttggaaaaattgAGAAAAAAGGATTGGTTTAACAATCTGAAAAATGATTGGAAAGAAGAAAGatcatacataaaaaatagtgaaaaattaagaaaatatctttcaaatgaaaatgaaaaagatccatttttagaaagaaaaaaagatatatggaGACGTTGGGTATCAAGGAAGGGTAGTAttgtagaaaaatatttggaAGAGGACTTGTTTGAAAAATTGAGAgaggaaatatataatatgatagATACATATGAAAATGAAGGAAGAAAGgatgatatattatttatgaataaagaagaattggaaaacaaagaaaattatgaagtattatataaatactttaaaacaaaattattagaaaaacTGTGTATACTAGTATTTATGATGGTATTAGAGGAATGTAAAAATGAGGagtatatagaaaatatggAATCAGATTTCGATAATTCTATAAATGAATGTATAACAGGAAAAAACTTAGATATTAAACCAAAAATTGAGGAAAATTTAACTGATATTAACGGAGATGTTTTagggaatataaaaaataataaaaattatacttatGAGGGAGAAGACTGTTTCAGAGAAGAATTGAAAGAATGGATAAGAGAAAATGATGCATACATAAATTCCTTAGATAGTGATAATAACATAGACGAATGCTATCAAGTGGTAGAATAA